The following coding sequences lie in one Listeria ivanovii subsp. londoniensis genomic window:
- a CDS encoding RNA-splicing ligase RtcB encodes MLTLKGKYNEAKVYTDNVDDNTIGQIITLCNQPFAKDSKIRIMPDTHGGKGCVIGTTMTIQDKIVPNLVGVDIGCGLYVVKLKPGKLKMDFDKLDKVIRERVPSGSKTHDKPVDQFDLEGVVAPIHLGWAARSVGTLGGGNHFIEVNQGSDGIYLVIHSGSRVLGKEIAKYHQEVAYKRLDILRKELKLDAIAAKKRGNLEMANNLNGEREQVKLDYDLSYVTGSDLNNYLNDMEIAQKFAARNRYIMAETILKAMKWNKAVVSAFDCVHNYIDIDNRMLRKGATSAQLGEQIIVPLNMRDGSILATGKGNADWNYSAPHGAGRMLSRSKAKAQISLESYQAAMKDVWTTSVSKKTIDEAPKAYKSAKQLLADVEDTMEIQEIIKPLYNFKA; translated from the coding sequence ATGCTAACATTAAAAGGAAAATATAACGAAGCGAAAGTTTATACAGATAATGTGGACGACAATACCATCGGGCAAATTATTACGTTGTGTAATCAACCGTTTGCGAAGGATAGTAAGATTCGGATTATGCCCGACACGCACGGTGGTAAAGGTTGTGTGATTGGAACGACAATGACAATTCAAGATAAAATTGTACCGAATTTGGTTGGAGTGGACATCGGTTGTGGGTTGTATGTAGTGAAGCTAAAACCTGGCAAGTTAAAAATGGATTTTGATAAGCTGGATAAAGTTATTCGCGAACGGGTGCCATCTGGAAGCAAAACGCACGATAAGCCTGTGGATCAATTTGATTTGGAAGGTGTAGTTGCGCCAATTCATCTCGGCTGGGCAGCTAGGAGTGTAGGAACGCTTGGTGGCGGGAACCATTTTATTGAGGTAAATCAAGGTTCTGATGGTATTTACCTTGTAATCCACAGTGGAAGTCGGGTTCTGGGTAAAGAAATCGCGAAATATCACCAAGAAGTAGCTTATAAAAGATTAGACATATTGCGTAAAGAATTGAAATTAGATGCAATTGCTGCGAAAAAACGCGGCAATTTAGAAATGGCCAACAACTTGAACGGTGAGCGCGAGCAAGTGAAATTGGATTATGACTTATCTTATGTGACGGGCTCTGATTTAAACAATTATTTAAATGACATGGAAATTGCACAAAAATTTGCAGCGCGTAATCGTTACATCATGGCAGAAACTATTTTAAAAGCGATGAAGTGGAATAAAGCAGTTGTTTCGGCGTTTGATTGTGTGCATAATTACATTGATATCGACAACCGCATGCTTAGAAAAGGTGCGACATCTGCTCAGCTTGGGGAACAAATTATCGTGCCGCTTAATATGCGCGATGGCAGCATTCTTGCAACTGGGAAAGGAAATGCAGATTGGAATTACTCGGCGCCACACGGGGCAGGCAGGATGCTAAGTCGCTCCAAAGCGAAAGCGCAAATCAGTTTAGAAAGCTATCAGGCAGCAATGAAAGACGTTTGGACTACTTCTGTTTCTAAAAAAACAATTGATGAAGCCCCAAAAGCCTATAAATCAGCTAAACAATTACTTGCTGATGTAGAAGATACGATGGAGATACAAGAAATAATTAAACCGTTATACAATTTCAAAGCATGA
- a CDS encoding LacI family DNA-binding transcriptional regulator, whose protein sequence is MNKVTKIGDVAEKTGYSITTISRAINGNPNVSDKTKKKIFAAMKELNYYPNNIAQQFRGQGTKMIGVVISFITNPFFAYLVDAIERYLSHRGYQVVMLQTLENPAKELQFIEMLQKKQLDGLIMANLENDTEEIKSLVESGKIVLCNRYLGNENLTIINIDETKAAYQATNYLIKCGYKRLAYCTGGIKNKNDYRFKGFMQAVTENGLSFDESLYFEKLLTIKDGEKLLVNILEEKSTMPDAIFSNGDTVAAGILYAAKKYGIAVPEELGIIGFDNQPIAEVLNPALTTIEQPIKELGEYSAQVLLANLQGTSVPVAPDLETKLIIRETTK, encoded by the coding sequence ATGAATAAAGTGACGAAAATTGGAGATGTAGCAGAAAAAACGGGCTATTCTATAACTACTATTTCTCGAGCAATTAATGGTAATCCAAATGTTTCAGATAAAACGAAAAAGAAAATTTTTGCTGCGATGAAAGAACTGAATTATTATCCTAATAATATTGCTCAACAATTTCGAGGGCAGGGGACTAAGATGATTGGTGTTGTGATTTCCTTTATAACCAATCCTTTTTTTGCGTACCTTGTTGATGCGATTGAACGCTATCTATCTCACAGAGGGTATCAGGTTGTCATGTTGCAAACTTTAGAAAATCCTGCAAAAGAATTACAATTTATCGAGATGTTACAAAAGAAACAGCTAGATGGATTGATTATGGCTAACTTAGAAAATGATACAGAAGAAATTAAGTCGCTAGTTGAAAGTGGCAAAATCGTCCTTTGTAATCGTTATTTGGGAAATGAAAACTTAACGATTATTAACATTGATGAAACGAAAGCGGCTTATCAAGCAACGAACTATTTAATAAAATGCGGTTATAAACGCCTTGCCTACTGTACTGGTGGCATTAAAAATAAAAATGATTACCGTTTTAAAGGATTCATGCAAGCTGTAACAGAAAATGGACTTTCTTTTGATGAATCATTATATTTTGAGAAGTTGTTAACCATTAAAGATGGCGAAAAGCTTCTAGTTAATATTTTAGAAGAGAAATCTACCATGCCAGACGCAATTTTTTCAAATGGTGATACGGTTGCTGCTGGGATATTATATGCTGCAAAAAAATACGGGATAGCAGTGCCAGAGGAGCTAGGAATCATAGGTTTTGATAATCAACCTATAGCGGAAGTTCTGAATCCGGCGTTGACAACTATTGAACAACCAATTAAAGAACTTGGTGAATATTCGGCGCAAGTTCTATTGGCTAATTTACAAGGAACGAGTGTACCGGTAGCGCCTGACCTTGAAACAAAACTAATAATAAGAGAGACTACCAAGTAA
- a CDS encoding extracellular solute-binding protein: protein MKKLLLSISIIVGLSLLASCGVEKEYKPDIKVNEKNVSLKVWVDLNQGDFYRKVVDDFKKEHPDKNYDITVIESESGRAQEYVQKDPEAAADVFITPNDRLGQLVESGAVYQLTKYTDDIKKNNTPTSIQAAAYQDKMYGFPVTAEAMFMYYDKRVFSEDDIKTFSGITSKGKLGINLAEAGADYRETPWFIANGTYLYGENGEDPYGTTFNTPEGVQVLNWIGELKNNPNVVAVNADEISALRSGKINAVFSGVWNKDAIREVLGENMGVAVYPKADFGSGQVDMMAFQGSGIYCVNAFTKSPLDAMELADYITNADVQEKAFKELGKIPSNLEARSSSAIEKDDVAKAVIDMTSGKHSVLMPKIPEMNVFWQHMNPLLVDTYKGKIKKADYPEALDKLVKDITPAK from the coding sequence ATGAAGAAGTTACTTTTGTCCATCAGTATTATTGTCGGTTTAAGTTTGTTGGCTAGTTGTGGTGTAGAAAAGGAGTACAAGCCAGATATAAAAGTAAACGAGAAAAATGTTTCTTTAAAAGTTTGGGTGGATTTAAATCAGGGTGATTTTTATAGGAAAGTGGTAGATGATTTTAAAAAAGAACATCCTGATAAAAATTATGATATTACGGTTATTGAATCTGAATCTGGACGAGCACAAGAATATGTTCAGAAAGATCCAGAAGCTGCGGCGGATGTATTTATAACTCCGAATGACCGTCTAGGACAACTGGTAGAGTCTGGTGCAGTTTACCAATTAACAAAGTATACAGATGATATTAAGAAAAATAATACACCAACCTCCATTCAAGCTGCTGCATACCAAGATAAAATGTATGGTTTTCCTGTGACGGCGGAAGCGATGTTTATGTATTATGATAAGCGCGTTTTTTCAGAGGATGATATTAAAACTTTTTCTGGAATAACGTCTAAAGGGAAGCTCGGAATAAATCTTGCGGAAGCTGGCGCGGATTATCGTGAAACACCTTGGTTTATTGCAAATGGTACATATCTTTATGGTGAAAATGGCGAAGACCCTTATGGGACAACCTTTAACACTCCAGAAGGCGTCCAAGTACTGAACTGGATTGGTGAGCTGAAAAATAATCCCAATGTTGTCGCTGTAAATGCAGATGAGATTAGTGCGCTTAGATCCGGTAAAATAAATGCCGTTTTTAGTGGGGTTTGGAATAAAGATGCGATACGAGAGGTTTTAGGTGAAAATATGGGAGTGGCAGTATATCCGAAGGCCGATTTTGGAAGTGGTCAGGTAGATATGATGGCTTTCCAAGGAAGCGGGATATACTGTGTGAACGCATTTACTAAATCGCCATTAGATGCGATGGAACTGGCTGATTATATTACTAATGCGGATGTGCAGGAAAAAGCTTTTAAAGAACTGGGGAAAATCCCGAGCAATTTAGAGGCACGAAGTAGTTCTGCAATAGAAAAAGACGATGTGGCGAAAGCTGTTATTGATATGACATCTGGAAAGCACTCCGTTTTAATGCCGAAAATACCTGAAATGAACGTTTTTTGGCAACATATGAATCCGCTATTAGTAGATACTTATAAAGGCAAGATTAAGAAAGCGGATTATCCAGAAGCGCTCGATAAATTAGTCAAAGATATTACACCAGCGAAATAG